A genomic stretch from Lathyrus oleraceus cultivar Zhongwan6 chromosome 2, CAAS_Psat_ZW6_1.0, whole genome shotgun sequence includes:
- the LOC127121456 gene encoding uncharacterized protein LOC127121456: MGDNDNAQNFTIGGGSSAEGLVNNIIENLNEVHLNDNSEQGAPPSNLEKLTEPTASKRTSRMISNEHGCASAGVVQNITSIEKTNDIVEEIENSKEVNSNDYDITKEEKNSKKVKLNEYETTEEKKAMIDSQKVIGCDIYKEFEGVKSLGTVTTYITSLKLFEIIYKNDGRLEYLDYNEVLSHLAEKDKTYKIQLVKPKRNMLEVRREIARELAKAFAAFEEEEEITSKRKMENSPIIEGKNSSKKEKISSGASPNKVEQTEVIPQSKENAKSKKNENSKNSKNSKSACKRIKKESETKRGPWHAKRENATEEEPYEPYQFRGLYICKEFNGIRSLGNVIGYCPKKNKLIIQYKTDDSIEYMTQLETLRSMAKRADVMPSPSASGSKKKTDKKKNNDEIEKASTSGTKKTTASGGPKV; encoded by the exons ATGGGGGACAATGATAATGCTCAAAACTTCACTATTGGAG gTGGATCTTCTGCTGAGGGACTTGTTAATAACATAATTGAG AATTTAAATGAAGTTCATTTGAATGACAATTCTGAACAAGGAGCACCACCAAG TAATTTGGAGAAACTTACTGAGCCAACAGCTTCAAAAAGGACAAGCAGAATGATTTCAA ATGAACATGGATGTGCTTCAGCTGGAGTTGTCCAGAACATTACTTCAATTGAAAAAACAAATGACATTGTTGAAGAAATAGAG AATTCTAAAGAAGTCAATTCAAATGATTATGACATCACAAAAGAAGAGAAGAATTCAAAAAAAGTCAAATTAAACGAATATGAAACCACTGAAGAAAAGAAGGCTATGATAGATTCTCAAAAAGTTATAGGGTGTGATATCTACAAAGAATTTGAAGGAGTTAAATCCCTTGGAACTGTTACTACTTACATTACTTCCCTCAAATTGTTTGAA ATTATATACAAAAATGATGGTCGCTTGGAGTATTTGGATTATAATGAAGTTTTGAGTCATTTGGCAGAAAAGGATAAGACATATAAGATTCAACTAGTAAAACCGAAAAG AAATATGTTAGAGGTGAGAAGGGAAATTGCAAGGGAATTAGCTAAAGCATTTGCTGCATTTGAAGAGGAAGAGGAAATCACTTCAAAAAGGAAGATGGAAAATAGTCCAATAATTGAGGGGAAAAACTCaagcaaaaaagaaaaaatttCAA gTGGTGCTTCTCCAAACAAAGTTGAACAAACCGAAGTAATCCCGCAATCAAAAGAGAATGCTAAGAGCAAAAAgaatgaaaattcaaaaaattcaaaaaattcaaaatctGCTTGCAAGCGT ATCAAAAAAGAATCGGAAACAAAGCGCGGGCCATGGCATGCCAAGCGAGAAAATGCGACTGAAGAAGAACCTTATGAACCTTATCAATTTAGAGGACTCTATATCTGCAAAGAATTTAATGGAATCAGGTCCCTTGGAAATGTTATTGGTTATTGTCCTAAAAAGAACAAGCTCATA ATTCAATACAAAACTGATGATAGCATAGAGTATATGACTCAATTGGAAACTCTACGTAGCATGGCAAAACGTGCAGATGTTATGCCATCACCAAGTGCAAG TGGTTCAAAGAAGAAAACTGATAAGAAAAAGAATAATGATGAGATTGAAAAAGCATCAACTTCAGGAACCAAAAAAACAACTGCATCTGGTG GTCCAAAAGTGTGA